The following coding sequences lie in one Spirosoma sp. KUDC1026 genomic window:
- a CDS encoding sensor histidine kinase: protein MSDLLTDNVNDGAAIPVRFTRLYLTLLVSLTILLTIGQGVTQWRLRAAQDELWVIRYAALQRHQSQQIAKLALQLGDPNESSRFNMTVAELRQVFPAFEKYHLQGREGKVYDKQVTVENSRKVQKLYDEIRPEFDAYRKSANRLMALQNQAEVDEPDVQASIKLLLSNEKPFLEEIDAIVREYTGGLRAKLAALQYVEFYLFVFTIVVLIGIGLLIFRPAARRLRETFAQLVEAQNQTTAANRKLLSANKSLKETRQQLFEATRIQHRQEMDDQKLRTSYLIAGQEEERKRLSRELHDGLGQMLTAIKLQIEGLEANIVRNTPPELRSEGAYSKNLNTLKNLVTQTIQETRTISNDLMPSVLSDFGVIPAIKMLAENDRSDTIDVTFKTNLTGNQERLDKNIEIMLYRVTQEAVSNAVRHAEPSHIHIELMDEEKFLCLEITDDGRGFEFARNSRKGLVKSVPKTNDQKSGKKIQRPPSQGLHNMQERAKLLNAKFKLSSTPGKGTRIQVKIPY, encoded by the coding sequence GTGTCTGACTTACTTACCGATAACGTAAACGACGGCGCAGCAATTCCCGTTCGGTTCACTCGTTTATATCTGACGCTCCTTGTCAGCCTGACTATTCTGCTCACCATTGGGCAGGGTGTTACGCAATGGCGGCTACGGGCGGCCCAGGACGAGCTGTGGGTAATTCGCTACGCTGCCCTACAACGTCACCAGAGCCAGCAAATCGCCAAGCTGGCGCTGCAACTGGGCGATCCCAACGAAAGCAGCCGGTTCAATATGACGGTTGCCGAGCTTCGTCAGGTTTTTCCTGCCTTCGAGAAGTACCATCTTCAGGGGCGCGAAGGCAAGGTGTACGATAAACAGGTGACAGTTGAGAACTCGCGGAAGGTACAGAAGCTGTACGACGAGATTAGGCCGGAGTTCGACGCGTACCGGAAAAGTGCCAATCGCCTGATGGCGTTGCAGAATCAGGCCGAGGTAGATGAGCCCGATGTTCAGGCCAGTATCAAGTTGCTGCTCTCAAACGAAAAACCATTTCTGGAGGAGATTGACGCGATCGTTCGCGAATATACCGGTGGACTACGGGCCAAGCTGGCGGCTCTGCAATACGTCGAATTTTACCTGTTTGTGTTTACGATCGTGGTGCTGATCGGCATCGGACTGCTTATTTTTCGGCCAGCGGCACGTCGGCTCAGAGAAACGTTCGCTCAACTGGTGGAAGCCCAAAACCAGACAACTGCGGCTAACCGCAAGCTGCTCAGCGCCAACAAGTCACTGAAGGAAACCCGGCAACAATTGTTTGAAGCCACCCGGATTCAACACCGTCAGGAAATGGACGATCAGAAACTGCGAACTTCGTATCTGATTGCCGGCCAGGAAGAAGAACGAAAGCGGCTGTCCCGTGAACTGCACGATGGGTTAGGGCAGATGCTGACGGCCATTAAACTGCAGATTGAAGGGCTGGAAGCGAATATTGTGCGTAATACGCCCCCTGAACTGAGAAGTGAAGGCGCTTACAGTAAAAACCTGAATACACTCAAAAATCTGGTAACGCAGACTATTCAGGAAACCCGGACTATCTCGAATGACCTGATGCCAAGCGTGCTGAGCGATTTCGGGGTTATTCCAGCGATAAAAATGCTGGCCGAAAATGACCGGAGTGACACAATAGATGTTACGTTTAAAACAAACTTGACAGGTAATCAGGAACGTTTAGACAAAAACATCGAAATCATGTTATACCGGGTGACGCAGGAGGCCGTTAGTAATGCAGTACGACACGCCGAACCGTCGCATATTCACATCGAGCTGATGGACGAGGAAAAATTTCTTTGCCTGGAAATTACTGACGATGGCCGGGGATTCGAGTTTGCCCGAAATTCCCGGAAAGGGTTGGTAAAGAGTGTTCCCAAAACGAACGATCAGAAGAGTGGCAAAAAAATACAACGGCCCCCGTCGCAGGGTTTACACAATATGCAGGAGCGGGCCAAACTCCTCAATGCTAAATTTAAACTAAGTTCAACTCCCGGAAAAGGCACCCGGATTCAGGTGAAAATCCCCTATTAA
- a CDS encoding DUF3299 domain-containing protein, translating to MNRILIALLAVSLASLAFRPALPLVNSAKTATLAKAPVAAEPVKLSWETLRDVTFKKKWYAEESVYMLYPTFGPNIQKLNGKSVELTGYVLPVDLESNLYVLSAFPYSACFFCGGAGPESVVSLKFKKSDKKFKTDERRTFRGTLKLNADNIYELNYILADAEMVAQ from the coding sequence ATGAACCGTATTCTCATCGCCCTACTCGCTGTTTCGCTGGCCTCACTGGCTTTCCGTCCAGCGCTTCCACTCGTCAACTCTGCTAAAACAGCTACATTGGCTAAAGCGCCAGTTGCTGCCGAGCCGGTCAAACTATCGTGGGAAACCCTGCGGGACGTTACGTTCAAAAAGAAATGGTACGCGGAAGAATCGGTGTATATGCTGTATCCAACCTTTGGCCCCAACATCCAGAAGCTGAACGGTAAATCGGTTGAGCTAACGGGTTATGTTCTGCCGGTCGACCTGGAGTCGAACCTGTACGTGCTGTCGGCCTTCCCCTATAGTGCCTGCTTCTTCTGCGGGGGTGCTGGTCCGGAGTCGGTTGTGTCGCTGAAATTTAAGAAGTCGGACAAGAAATTTAAGACCGACGAGCGCCGTACGTTCCGCGGCACGCTCAAACTTAATGCCGATAACATCTACGAACTGAATTACATCCTGGCCGACGCCGAAATGGTAGCGCAGTAA
- a CDS encoding beta strand repeat-containing protein, whose amino-acid sequence MSGTIFNDANGLTNNVISGTATNANSTLYANLVNSSNNVVAVSTIPTSGTYAFSGIWEGNYSVVLSTTAGTVGNTAPAASLPSNWVNIGEGIGATSAGDGTPNGVVSVVVSGTGTTNDVANINFGIDRRPSSASATVTLASQINPGGTTTVPIATTAFAGSDPEDGIYTAGLTGRQVALSPATNGTLYYNGTAVTVTTIITSFTSTLVTLDPNDGAITASFAYTIYDNALVSAPSATTVNVPFTTLSISGTIFDDANGLTDNVISGTATNAGGGLYVLVSNAANNTVVTSTLVPATGVYSLTGLYPASYSVRLSTTSVAVGAPAPAVSLPTNWTSIGEGTATAGDGTPNGITSVTLTTTSAAGVNFGIDQRPISVSAVTLASQPNPGGTATVPIATTAFAGSDPEDGTYPAGLTGRQVALSPATNGTLYYNGTAVTVTTIITSFTSTLVTLDPNDGAITASFAYTIYDNALVSAPSATTVNLPFTLLTISGTIFNDANGLTDGVISGTATNAGGPLYVIVSNAANNNVVASTLVPATGVYSLTGLYPASYSVRLSTTSVAVGATAPAVSLPANFTSIGEGIAAAGDGTPNGITSVTLTTANVTGVNFGLDQLPVPTSTTLATQVNPGGNNGISIAPSSFTGTDADGTITSIRYTAFPANVTSLTIGTAVYTAASFPAGGVTAATGTALRIDPIDGAVTATIPFSVIDNAGKESTTSGSVSVPFTLLTISGTIFDDANGLTDGVISGTATNAGGSLYVIVSNAASNTVVTSTLVPATGVYSLTGLYPASYNLSLSTTSVAVGAPAPAVSLPANFTSIGEGIATAGDGTPNGITSVTLTTANVTGVNFGLDQLPVPTSVTLAAQANPGGTNSIIVPSTIPNGTDADGIVSRVLYTAFPANATSISIGGTVYTAATFPPAGVTVTVGTTLLVDPVDGLVTVSVPFRVIDNALQPSLAIGLITIPFTCPTPLCPVVTGQRINRI is encoded by the coding sequence TTGTCTGGTACCATTTTCAATGATGCCAACGGCTTAACGAATAACGTTATCAGTGGCACAGCCACTAACGCCAATTCAACGCTTTACGCTAATTTGGTAAACAGCAGCAACAACGTCGTTGCCGTATCGACAATACCTACTTCAGGAACGTATGCATTCTCGGGAATATGGGAAGGCAACTATTCCGTTGTACTTAGTACAACGGCCGGCACTGTGGGAAATACTGCCCCCGCAGCTTCTTTACCCAGCAACTGGGTCAATATTGGCGAGGGAATCGGGGCAACAAGTGCAGGGGATGGGACACCCAATGGCGTAGTTTCGGTTGTCGTCAGTGGTACAGGTACGACAAACGACGTAGCTAATATAAACTTTGGCATCGATCGACGACCCAGTTCGGCCTCGGCCACCGTCACCCTGGCCAGTCAAATTAATCCCGGCGGCACCACCACTGTGCCCATCGCCACCACCGCCTTCGCCGGCTCCGACCCCGAGGACGGGATCTACACAGCAGGCCTGACGGGACGACAGGTCGCCCTAAGCCCGGCCACCAACGGGACGCTCTATTACAACGGCACGGCGGTTACCGTTACCACCATTATCACCAGCTTCACCTCCACCCTGGTCACCCTCGACCCCAACGACGGGGCCATCACCGCCAGCTTTGCCTACACCATCTACGACAACGCCCTGGTTTCAGCCCCATCGGCCACCACCGTCAATGTACCATTCACGACATTATCCATTAGCGGAACGATCTTCGACGACGCCAACGGCCTGACCGATAACGTCATCAGCGGCACGGCTACCAACGCTGGAGGAGGGCTCTACGTCCTTGTCAGCAACGCGGCTAATAACACGGTCGTTACGTCGACCCTGGTTCCCGCTACGGGTGTCTACAGCCTGACCGGGCTCTACCCGGCCAGCTACAGCGTCCGCCTGAGCACCACCTCGGTGGCCGTGGGCGCACCCGCCCCAGCGGTGAGTCTGCCCACCAACTGGACCAGCATCGGGGAGGGCACCGCTACCGCGGGTGACGGCACCCCCAACGGCATCACGTCTGTTACGCTCACTACTACCAGCGCAGCGGGCGTCAACTTCGGTATTGACCAGCGGCCTATCTCGGTGTCCGCTGTCACCTTAGCCAGCCAACCCAACCCCGGCGGTACCGCTACCGTCCCCATCGCTACCACCGCCTTCGCCGGCTCTGATCCAGAAGATGGGACGTATCCAGCAGGCCTGACGGGACGACAGGTTGCCCTGAGCCCGGCCACCAACGGGACGCTCTATTACAACGGCACGGCGGTTACCGTTACCACCATTATTACCAGCTTCACCTCCACCCTGGTTACCCTCGACCCCAATGACGGGGCTATCACCGCCAGTTTTGCCTACACCATCTACGACAACGCCCTGGTCTCGGCACCAAGCGCCACCACCGTCAACCTGCCCTTTACGCTCTTGACCATTAGTGGAACGATCTTCAATGATGCCAACGGCCTGACGGATGGGGTCATCAGCGGCACGGCCACCAACGCCGGGGGACCGCTTTACGTCATTGTCAGCAATGCTGCCAACAACAATGTGGTGGCTTCTACACTGGTGCCAGCCACAGGTGTCTATAGTTTAACGGGGCTTTACCCGGCCAGCTATAGTGTTCGCTTGAGCACCACCTCGGTAGCCGTTGGTGCCACCGCCCCAGCGGTGAGCCTACCCGCCAACTTCACCAGCATTGGGGAAGGGATCGCGGCTGCGGGCGACGGCACTCCCAACGGCATCACCTCCGTCACCCTGACGACCGCCAACGTGACGGGGGTCAACTTCGGGCTGGATCAACTTCCCGTCCCGACCAGTACAACGCTTGCTACACAGGTAAATCCGGGGGGCAACAATGGGATTAGCATCGCTCCTTCCAGCTTTACTGGCACTGACGCTGACGGAACCATTACGTCAATTCGGTACACCGCCTTTCCCGCTAACGTAACCAGCCTGACCATTGGAACCGCAGTGTACACTGCGGCCAGTTTTCCGGCAGGTGGAGTTACGGCAGCGACGGGCACGGCTCTTCGCATTGATCCCATTGACGGAGCGGTAACCGCTACAATTCCTTTCAGCGTTATTGATAACGCGGGTAAAGAAAGTACAACGTCTGGCTCAGTCTCTGTCCCCTTCACCCTATTGACCATTAGCGGGACGATCTTCGATGATGCCAACGGCCTGACGGACGGGGTCATCAGCGGCACGGCCACCAACGCCGGGGGATCGCTCTACGTCATTGTCAGCAATGCCGCCAGCAACACCGTAGTCACCTCGACTTTAGTCCCAGCCACGGGTGTCTATAGTTTGACCGGGCTCTATCCCGCTAGTTATAACCTCAGCCTGAGCACCACCTCAGTGGCCGTGGGCGCACCCGCCCCAGCGGTGAGTCTGCCCGCCAACTTCACCAGCATCGGGGAAGGAATCGCCACCGCCGGAGACGGCACTCCCAACGGCATCACCTCCGTCACCCTGACGACCGCCAACGTAACGGGGGTCAACTTCGGGCTGGATCAACTGCCCGTCCCGACCAGTGTTACGCTAGCAGCGCAGGCGAATCCGGGGGGAACAAACTCGATTATCGTTCCATCAACGATTCCGAACGGCACCGATGCGGATGGTATCGTCAGTCGAGTTCTTTATACTGCGTTCCCGGCAAACGCTACGTCGATTTCAATCGGAGGAACCGTTTATACAGCGGCAACTTTCCCACCAGCGGGAGTAACGGTAACAGTCGGCACGACGCTTTTGGTTGATCCGGTTGATGGGTTAGTAACCGTCTCAGTTCCATTCCGGGTGATTGACAACGCGCTTCAACCCAGCCTGGCAATTGGTTTGATCACCATTCCCTTTACCTGTCCAACTCCGCTCTGTCCAGTGGTAACCGGGCAGAGAATTAATCGCATTTAG
- a CDS encoding cold-shock protein: MQTGTVKFFNETKGFGFIKPDEGGEDIFVHASGLIDQIRENDKVKFNVERGRKGLNAVNVELA, from the coding sequence ATGCAAACAGGAACAGTAAAATTCTTTAATGAAACCAAAGGGTTTGGCTTCATTAAACCTGATGAAGGCGGTGAAGATATCTTCGTCCACGCTTCTGGCCTCATCGATCAAATCCGCGAGAACGACAAAGTTAAATTCAATGTTGAGCGCGGCAGAAAAGGCTTAAACGCCGTAAACGTCGAACTGGCTTAA
- a CDS encoding Tex family protein, with translation MTQLSDQRSLAERIAALTAQPSKSVAAVLELLDNGATIPFIARYRKEATGQLDEVQIALIRDAGQKLQELDKRRLAILKSVDEQGKLTPTLQQKINAADSLTELEDIYLPYRQKRKTRASVAIERGLEPLATLILGQRETNLDRVAQRYLTEAVPTVADALQGARDILAERISEDADARQRIRNLFDREAIIRSTVKKGKETDGVKFKDYFDFAEPLRRVPSHRLLALRRGEAEGFLNVSIGPDEEAALERLERQFVQPRFDRATADSREQLSLAIKDGYKRLLKPSLETEFSNVSKVKADASAIGVFADNLRQLLLSPPLGQQRVLAIDPGYRTGCKTVCLDAQGNLLTDTVLYLFQSDSQKQQASQTVQKLMAQYQIDAIAIGNGTAGRETEEFIQSLNLEKPIFMVSEQGASVYSASDVAREEFPDRDVTVRGAVSIGRRLMDPLAELVKIDPKSIGVGQYQHDVDQGDLKNSLDTIVESCVNQVGVSLNTASAYLLRYVSGLGPQLAGNIVAYRAQNGAFTSRDQLRKVPRLGAKAFEQCAGFLRIEGGKHPLDNSAVHPERYALVEKMASDVGSTINDLIRKPEVRKQIQLNRYVSDATGLPTLRDILAELEKPGRDPREQLSVFEYDSRVRSVDDLHEGMVLPGVVTNITAFGAFVDIGVKQDGLVHVSQMANHYVSDPKTVVTVHQKVRVKVLEVDKARKRVALSMKI, from the coding sequence ATGACCCAACTAAGTGACCAACGCTCCCTGGCCGAGCGCATTGCCGCCCTTACAGCCCAGCCGTCGAAATCGGTTGCCGCCGTTCTCGAGCTACTGGACAATGGAGCAACCATTCCCTTTATTGCCCGCTATCGCAAAGAAGCAACGGGTCAGTTAGACGAAGTGCAGATTGCCCTGATTCGTGATGCAGGCCAGAAGTTACAGGAACTGGACAAACGCCGGCTCGCAATTCTGAAATCGGTTGACGAACAGGGTAAATTAACGCCCACCCTGCAGCAAAAAATCAATGCTGCCGATTCGCTGACTGAACTCGAAGATATTTATCTCCCTTATCGGCAGAAACGAAAAACCCGGGCCAGTGTAGCTATCGAACGTGGTCTTGAGCCACTCGCTACGTTGATTCTGGGGCAGCGCGAAACCAACCTTGACCGGGTTGCTCAACGCTATCTGACCGAGGCCGTGCCAACCGTAGCTGATGCGCTGCAGGGAGCCCGCGACATTCTGGCCGAGCGCATCAGCGAAGACGCCGATGCGCGTCAGCGCATCCGTAACCTGTTCGACCGGGAAGCAATCATCCGCTCTACGGTGAAAAAAGGAAAGGAAACGGACGGGGTTAAATTCAAAGACTATTTCGATTTTGCCGAACCGCTCCGCCGGGTTCCCTCCCACCGCCTGCTGGCACTCCGCCGGGGCGAAGCCGAAGGTTTTTTGAACGTTAGTATCGGCCCTGATGAAGAGGCTGCCCTCGAGCGGCTGGAACGCCAGTTCGTGCAGCCGCGCTTTGACCGGGCAACGGCGGATTCGCGGGAGCAGCTTTCGCTGGCAATCAAAGACGGCTATAAACGACTTCTGAAGCCCTCGCTCGAAACCGAATTCAGCAATGTATCAAAAGTAAAAGCCGATGCATCGGCCATCGGTGTTTTTGCCGACAACCTGCGTCAGCTACTGCTTAGTCCACCACTGGGACAGCAGCGGGTGTTAGCGATTGATCCGGGTTATCGTACTGGGTGTAAAACCGTTTGTCTGGACGCGCAGGGCAATCTACTGACCGACACCGTTCTGTATCTGTTTCAGTCCGACAGCCAGAAGCAGCAGGCATCCCAGACGGTTCAGAAGCTAATGGCCCAGTATCAGATTGATGCGATCGCTATTGGTAACGGAACAGCCGGTCGGGAAACTGAAGAGTTTATCCAGAGTCTGAATCTCGAAAAGCCTATTTTCATGGTCAGCGAGCAGGGCGCGTCGGTATACTCGGCCTCCGACGTAGCGCGCGAAGAATTTCCGGACCGGGACGTAACAGTCCGGGGGGCGGTCAGCATTGGCAGGCGGCTGATGGACCCACTGGCTGAACTTGTTAAAATTGACCCCAAATCAATCGGTGTTGGGCAGTACCAGCATGACGTTGATCAGGGAGATCTGAAAAACAGCCTGGATACGATTGTCGAAAGCTGCGTGAACCAGGTTGGCGTGTCGCTCAATACCGCCAGCGCTTATCTGCTGCGTTACGTTTCGGGCCTCGGTCCACAATTAGCGGGTAATATTGTTGCTTACCGGGCTCAAAACGGCGCATTTACGTCCCGGGATCAGCTCAGAAAAGTACCTCGTCTGGGTGCCAAGGCGTTTGAGCAATGTGCCGGTTTCCTACGAATTGAAGGCGGTAAACATCCACTGGATAATAGCGCCGTTCACCCCGAGCGGTATGCTTTAGTGGAGAAGATGGCTTCGGATGTAGGCAGCACGATCAACGACCTGATTCGGAAGCCGGAAGTACGCAAACAGATTCAGTTGAATCGTTACGTATCCGACGCAACGGGCCTGCCGACACTACGCGATATTCTGGCCGAACTGGAGAAACCCGGCCGCGACCCCCGCGAGCAGTTATCCGTATTTGAATATGACAGCCGCGTCCGCAGCGTCGATGATCTGCACGAAGGTATGGTCCTGCCGGGCGTAGTGACCAATATCACGGCTTTCGGTGCGTTTGTTGATATTGGTGTTAAACAGGACGGACTGGTTCACGTCTCCCAGATGGCCAATCACTACGTATCCGACCCCAAGACCGTCGTGACCGTGCACCAGAAAGTAAGAGTTAAGGTGCTGGAGGTGGACAAAGCCCGCAAACGGGTTGCGTTGTCGATGAAAATTTAA
- a CDS encoding C40 family peptidase, which translates to MSKDVARKGNLSKKPSRPPALPNKPSGRRVDTKTYEDQYVPEVVKIARTYTGTPYRLGGNTTDGIDCSGLVYAVFNTVGLRMPRISWQQSEVGREVEVNEILPGDLIFFVPDKGQAGYVSHTGIVTEVKGDENIRFIHASSSRGVREDNLYSDYFKGRFVKALRPF; encoded by the coding sequence GTGTCAAAAGACGTGGCCCGAAAAGGCAACCTGAGCAAAAAACCAAGTCGGCCGCCTGCCCTGCCTAATAAACCATCTGGCCGACGTGTTGATACAAAGACATACGAAGATCAGTACGTTCCCGAAGTGGTCAAGATTGCCCGTACGTACACGGGTACCCCTTATCGGCTGGGGGGTAACACAACCGACGGCATCGACTGCTCGGGGCTGGTCTACGCCGTTTTTAATACGGTTGGGCTGCGGATGCCCCGTATTTCCTGGCAGCAGTCGGAAGTAGGCCGGGAAGTGGAAGTCAACGAGATCCTACCGGGCGACCTGATTTTCTTCGTACCAGACAAAGGCCAGGCGGGTTACGTTTCGCACACGGGTATTGTCACCGAAGTAAAGGGAGACGAGAACATACGATTTATTCACGCATCGTCGTCGCGGGGCGTTCGGGAAGACAATTTGTATTCCGACTATTTCAAGGGCCGGTTTGTTAAGGCGCTGCGTCCGTTCTGA
- a CDS encoding GAF domain-containing protein — protein MPLIQVTDTDTRQDVLRSYTILDSLPEQDYDDITHLASAICQTSISLISLIDDDRQWFKSAHGLEIRETPTEYSFCTHTIQNPHEILIVPDSRQDSRFSGNPLVLGDPHVIFYAGVPLVNPQGFALGSLCVVDSRPKFGLTETQQAALKILAQQVVNMLEMRRSGSILQIQKRILEQRNNELDQLAGVIKADVKPKLHQVTASVNKLKAHIPVAPTTNALIDETLSTLREIEQRLQPFE, from the coding sequence ATGCCCTTGATTCAGGTTACTGACACAGACACCCGTCAGGATGTGTTACGGAGTTACACCATTCTCGACTCGCTTCCTGAACAGGACTACGATGACATTACGCACCTAGCTTCGGCTATTTGCCAGACCTCCATTTCGCTGATCAGCCTGATTGACGATGATCGGCAGTGGTTTAAATCTGCTCACGGCCTTGAAATACGGGAAACGCCGACTGAGTACTCATTTTGTACCCACACCATTCAGAATCCTCACGAGATTCTGATCGTACCCGACAGTCGGCAGGACAGCCGTTTTTCCGGCAACCCGCTCGTTCTGGGCGACCCACACGTGATTTTTTACGCGGGTGTTCCTTTGGTCAACCCGCAGGGTTTTGCGCTGGGCTCCTTATGTGTGGTGGATAGCAGGCCGAAATTTGGATTGACAGAAACGCAGCAGGCAGCACTGAAAATTCTGGCTCAGCAGGTCGTCAATATGCTTGAAATGCGCCGTTCCGGCAGCATTTTACAAATCCAGAAACGCATTCTGGAACAGCGGAACAACGAGCTGGATCAGTTGGCAGGCGTTATTAAGGCAGATGTAAAACCAAAACTACATCAGGTCACAGCCTCGGTCAATAAGTTAAAAGCGCACATCCCGGTTGCTCCTACTACCAATGCGTTAATCGACGAAACGTTGTCCACACTCCGGGAAATAGAACAGCGTTTGCAACCTTTCGAGTAA
- a CDS encoding GIY-YIG nuclease family protein: MHTVYIIYSPTADRYFIGQTKDLKISLWQHNAKTNPATADGKPWEVKFTQSFDTRNEALSLEMKLKNRDRTYWEEFIANPQPTI; encoded by the coding sequence ATGCATACCGTTTATATCATCTACAGCCCTACCGCCGATCGCTATTTTATCGGACAGACCAAAGACCTGAAAATCAGTCTTTGGCAGCATAACGCTAAAACCAATCCCGCGACGGCCGATGGCAAACCCTGGGAGGTGAAATTCACTCAGTCGTTTGATACGCGAAACGAAGCCCTGAGCCTGGAAATGAAACTAAAAAATCGCGACCGGACTTACTGGGAAGAATTTATTGCCAATCCGCAGCCTACGATCTGA
- a CDS encoding Gfo/Idh/MocA family protein encodes MNPKNTINRRSFLHTTALGGATLSLAPNALWGATRPVKDKLGVALVGLGYYSTDLLAPALQQTKNCYLAGIVTGTPAKAETWKKKYNIPDKNIYDYKSFDQIANNPDIDVVYVVLPPSMHEEYVVRAAKAGKHVWCEKPMAVTSKECQNMIDTCKKNNVSLAIGYRLHHEPNTQEYVKMLRDGGIGKVQLVNCAAAYYDNRTDHWKQKKEMGGGVMYDMGVYAIQGARLATGEEPISLTAQQYTARPEIYKNGLDETSLAQLVFPSGARAMIQTSYGMNMNFLNVTGSKGKLRMEPYSEYAGVQGTWTGGTINHPYKAPWQQTLQMDDDAQAIMNRKPMLVPGEEGLHDIRVVEAIYQAAKSGREVKLS; translated from the coding sequence ATGAATCCGAAAAACACAATAAACCGCCGATCATTTCTCCATACGACAGCGCTTGGCGGGGCTACGCTGAGTCTGGCTCCCAACGCCCTCTGGGGGGCTACCCGGCCCGTCAAGGACAAACTGGGGGTAGCGCTCGTTGGCCTGGGCTACTACAGCACTGACCTGCTGGCCCCCGCCCTGCAACAGACGAAAAACTGTTACCTGGCCGGGATCGTGACGGGAACCCCCGCCAAAGCCGAAACGTGGAAAAAGAAGTACAACATTCCAGACAAGAATATCTACGACTACAAATCCTTCGATCAGATTGCCAACAACCCGGACATTGATGTGGTGTACGTTGTTTTGCCGCCGTCCATGCACGAGGAATACGTCGTCCGGGCGGCTAAGGCTGGAAAACACGTCTGGTGTGAGAAACCCATGGCCGTTACGTCGAAGGAGTGCCAGAATATGATCGATACGTGTAAAAAGAACAATGTATCGCTGGCCATTGGTTACCGGCTTCACCACGAACCGAACACGCAGGAGTACGTGAAGATGCTGCGTGATGGCGGAATCGGTAAAGTGCAGCTCGTAAACTGTGCCGCTGCCTATTATGACAACCGGACCGACCACTGGAAGCAGAAAAAAGAAATGGGCGGTGGCGTCATGTACGACATGGGCGTTTATGCCATCCAGGGTGCTCGGCTAGCAACGGGCGAAGAGCCCATTTCGCTGACGGCTCAACAGTATACGGCCCGGCCAGAAATTTACAAAAACGGCCTCGACGAAACCTCACTGGCGCAGCTCGTCTTCCCAAGTGGCGCCCGGGCCATGATTCAGACCAGCTACGGCATGAACATGAACTTTCTGAACGTAACGGGCAGCAAAGGAAAACTGCGTATGGAACCCTATTCCGAATACGCCGGTGTGCAGGGAACCTGGACGGGCGGGACAATCAACCATCCCTACAAAGCACCCTGGCAGCAAACGCTGCAGATGGACGACGACGCCCAGGCGATCATGAACCGAAAACCCATGCTGGTACCCGGCGAAGAAGGACTGCACGATATTCGTGTTGTGGAAGCCATCTACCAGGCTGCCAAAAGTGGTCGCGAGGTAAAGCTGAGCTAA
- a CDS encoding carbon-nitrogen hydrolase has product MSKKIQVGLVQMSCSADVESNIQKAIAGIREAAQKGAQIVCLQELFTSLYFCDVEDHHNFSLAEAIPGPTTNRLGELAGELGVVIIASLFEKRAQGLYHNTTAVLDADGTYMGKYRKMHIPDDPGYYEKFYFTPGDLGYKVFDTKFAKIGVLICWDQWYPEAARITSLMGAEILFYPTAIGWDTNEPDPEQNKEQYNAWQTIQRSHSIANGVPVVAVNRVGREADQQFWGGSFVTNPFGSLLYLAPHEEETVHVQEIDLGLSEKYRTTWPYLRDRRIDSYQPITKRYIDE; this is encoded by the coding sequence ATGTCTAAAAAGATTCAGGTTGGTTTAGTCCAGATGAGTTGCTCGGCCGATGTCGAGAGTAACATTCAGAAGGCGATTGCCGGTATTCGCGAGGCCGCTCAGAAAGGTGCTCAGATTGTCTGCCTGCAGGAACTGTTTACATCGCTCTACTTCTGCGACGTTGAAGATCATCACAATTTCAGTCTGGCCGAAGCCATTCCCGGCCCCACCACAAACCGGCTCGGTGAACTGGCAGGCGAGCTGGGCGTCGTGATTATTGCGTCGCTGTTCGAGAAACGGGCGCAGGGACTCTATCACAATACGACGGCGGTGCTGGATGCCGACGGAACGTACATGGGCAAATACCGCAAGATGCACATCCCCGACGATCCGGGTTATTACGAGAAATTTTACTTCACGCCCGGTGATCTGGGCTACAAAGTCTTTGATACCAAGTTCGCCAAGATTGGCGTCCTGATCTGCTGGGACCAGTGGTATCCGGAAGCGGCCCGTATTACGTCGCTGATGGGAGCCGAGATTCTTTTCTACCCCACCGCTATTGGTTGGGATACGAACGAACCCGATCCTGAACAGAACAAGGAGCAATACAATGCCTGGCAGACGATCCAGCGGAGCCACTCCATTGCGAATGGTGTTCCGGTGGTGGCCGTGAACCGGGTGGGCCGCGAAGCCGATCAGCAATTCTGGGGGGGCTCGTTCGTGACGAATCCCTTCGGATCATTACTTTACCTGGCCCCGCACGAGGAAGAAACTGTTCACGTTCAGGAGATTGACCTGGGCTTATCCGAGAAATACCGGACGACCTGGCCCTACCTCCGCGACCGTCGTATCGACTCCTACCAACCCATTACCAAGCGGTATATTGATGAATAG